The Actinomycetota bacterium nucleotide sequence TCCTGTGGCGGTTCGAGCGGGACCTGTGCGAGGTCACCGGGATGGACGCCGGCACGTTCAACCCGGCCGCCGGGGCGCACGGCGAGATCACCGTGCGGCGGTCCGTCTCCCCCCGGTCGGCGAAGTACCGCCTCCACATCAGCAGTGCGGTGATCTCGCCGTGCGCCCCGGCGGCCGGGTTGAACGTGCCGGCGTCCATCCCGGTGACCTCGCACAGGTCCCGCTCGAACCGCCACAGGAGCGCCAGGGCGCCCTGGACGTCGGAGACCGGCTGGTCGGGGTGGAGGTCCCGGAACCCGGGCAGCGCGGCCATCTCCTCGTTCAGCTTCGGGTTGTGCTTCATCGTGCACGAGCCCAGCGGGTAGAACGCGTTGTCGATGGCGAAGTTGCGCTCGGACAGGGTGGTGAAGTGCCGGACGAGATCGGGCTCGGACACCTCCGGGAGCCGGGGCGGGACGGTTCGGCGGAACCGGTCGGGCAGGAACTCGTCGGTCGACGGGGCTCCCTCGGGCGCCTCGGGGAGCGACCAGGCCCGGCGTCCGGACCGGGACAGCTCGAAGATCGTGTCCGGGGTGCGGTGGGCGGCGGTGTCCTCGGTCACTTCCCTATCTCCTTCAGCGCGTCCACGAGCGCGTCCACGTCCGAGGCGGTGCGGCGCTCGGTGAAAGCGAGCGTGAAGATCTCGTCGTCGCACGCCGGCCCCGCCCAGATCCCGCGGGCACGCAGCTCGGCCAGGACCTCCGCGGCCGGCTTCGGACCCCGGAGCGGGAGCTCGCGCAGGAACGGCCTCTCCGACGCCACCTCGAACGGTGTCTCGGCGGCGATCCTCGCGGCGGCCAGGTGGGCGAGGGAGGCCGAGACCTCGGCCACGTGCCGCAGCCCCTGGGGACCGAGCCACGAGAGCTGGACGGTCACCATCAGGGCGAACAGGGACTGGTTCGTACAGATGTTGGACCCCGCCTTCTCGCGGCGGATGTGCTGCTCGCGTGCCTGCAGGGTGAGCACGTAGCCGCGGCGCCCTTCCGCGTCGACCGTCTCCCCCACCAGCCGCCCCGGCATGTGCCTCACGAAGGACTCGTCCGTCGCGAACAGCCCGACGCACTGTCCGCCGAAAGCGACCGGGTTGCCGACCGCCTGTCCCTCGGCCAGCGCGATCTGCGCCCCCCACGCGCCGGGCGGCTCGAGGACACCCAGGGAGACCGGGTCGCAGACGGCGATCAGCTTCGCCTCGACATCGGCCGCCGCCCGACCGATCTCCCGGACCTCCTCGAGCAGTCCGTAGCGGTTCGGCTGCTGGACCACGACCGCGAGCACGTACTCGTCGCGCGCCGCCTCGGCGATCGCTCCGGCCTCGCAGCCCAGGTCGTTCTCGGGGAGCACCTCGACGTCGATCCCAAGACCTCCCGCGTAGGTCCGCAGCACGCGGACGTAGCGCGGGTTCACGCCGGGCGCGACGAGCACGCGCCGCGCCTCCCGCCTCATCGCGGCCAGGTTCACCGCTTCCACGAGCCCGGTCCCCGCGTCGTAGAGCGAGGCGTTCGCGGCGGTCAGACCGAACAGCTCC carries:
- the gcvPA gene encoding aminomethyl-transferring glycine dehydrogenase subunit GcvPA, with amino-acid sequence MSAGDFVPHTADDVRAMLDVIGAGSIDDLFATVPADLRDPQLDLSAPMSEPEVARHLTSLASRNLPSSGGLSFLGGGLYDHYVPAVVRAMASRGEFATAYTPYQAEASQGTLQYLYEFQTMVAELFGLTAANASLYDAGTGLVEAVNLAAMRREARRVLVAPGVNPRYVRVLRTYAGGLGIDVEVLPENDLGCEAGAIAEAARDEYVLAVVVQQPNRYGLLEEVREIGRAAADVEAKLIAVCDPVSLGVLEPPGAWGAQIALAEGQAVGNPVAFGGQCVGLFATDESFVRHMPGRLVGETVDAEGRRGYVLTLQAREQHIRREKAGSNICTNQSLFALMVTVQLSWLGPQGLRHVAEVSASLAHLAAARIAAETPFEVASERPFLRELPLRGPKPAAEVLAELRARGIWAGPACDDEIFTLAFTERRTASDVDALVDALKEIGK
- a CDS encoding aminomethyl-transferring glycine dehydrogenase subunit GcvPB (acts in conjunction with GvcH to form H-protein-S-aminomethyldihydrolipoyllysine from glycine; forms a heterodimer with subunit 1 to form the P protein), coding for MTEDTAAHRTPDTIFELSRSGRRAWSLPEAPEGAPSTDEFLPDRFRRTVPPRLPEVSEPDLVRHFTTLSERNFAIDNAFYPLGSCTMKHNPKLNEEMAALPGFRDLHPDQPVSDVQGALALLWRFERDLCEVTGMDAGTFNPAAGAHGEITALLMWRRYFADRGETDRRTVISPCAPAAGLNVPASIPVTSHRSRSNRHR